The genome window catgtgtgagtgtttttgtgtgtggggCAGATGGGAGGCAGGGGTGATCCATCAGCGCAGGCGATTTACGAGGCTGCAGAGGCGTCTGTGCCCTTTGCCCCATTTTGCAGTGTTTACCCCGAGGAGCCTGAGGCCTTGCAGCAGCCTCCATCTCCACCACTGCAATATGACTGTCTGGCTGCAGGTCACAGGTGAGTGGCACACATGACTTCCTTGTTTCCACTTGACATAGCAGTCCTCTCAAACTGGTGGTGGTGAAACTTTCTGCTTATCAGTTGGTAAATAATGACAACACTATGGCCATGAGTTAAATACCCAATATTATGCATGGGCAGCATACtaatgaggagggtgggacatgtctcatgtcatgttagattacatcctgagggtctaagctttcagaaaatatatggtttatataGTTGAACCAGTTTCCCCTTCATGGTACAGACCAAAATGTATTGAATTGCATTGAATTAGCATAGATTAGCATAAGCCTATTTGATATATTTCATGCGTATGCATGCTTTAAACATATATTTGCTGTGCTTACAGTAGTAGTATATATTTGAAAACAGTATATAATGGTTAATATGTTCACATCTAGACCTTCAGAAGGCCTTGTGCATTTGTTGATGCATAACTCAGCTAAGCAAAAGTAGATATAATGCCTACATATTATGACCATCACATGGTGTTGCCACTATACTAAGAAAACAAAGAAGGCCTATCACACTGCCTACTCCTCCTAATAAGATGTGTTATAAAAACCtttcatgaaaatgcaaaatatatattaacataaaatgcaaagcagaacagtgcattttcatgcactgtaattactcTTTTTCATCACACGGTTTTACCTGAGACACCTTTTCTTGGTAAATGAAACAAAACCTCTGCACTGCAACAGCACAGGGCTCATAACCTCCTTCCTGAGCTGAAGGAccacaggaggtgtgtgtgtgtgtgtgtgtgtgtgtgtgtgtgtgtgtgtgtgtgtgtgtgtgtgtgtgtgtggtgtgtgtgtgtgtgtgtgtttgtgcatgtacacCTGTGCTGTTATACACATCGTTCTTTTTGTCATGGTACTAACAGTAACATCAAAGTGGATCGTATCATGTCCAACCACATGGTGTCTGCCTTTGCTTTGAAAAGTAATGTTTATTGAAGATTAAACTAACTACAGTACCAGTATATGGTAAAATGCATTGGTTGAAAACTCCCAGACCCATCACACAATGTGTACACTTTGCACACATAATATATATCTAGAATGAAACAAAATCCACACTAATCCACACAAATCAGTGATGAACAGGTCAAAACATAAGGCACATATTTATGACTTTTTGAAGACACTCAGAAAGTGAGTTCTGATGTCAGAAGGTGTGTAGTCTTTAAGGTAAACACATTTGCTTTGATCAGTGTTTGTGGCTAAGTAAGTTATAACAGTACTATAATAAGTTATAACAGTACtactaacagtaggcctactattctgAGAATGAGAATGGTGGTCTCTTCCACAAATCCTGACACTGATATTTCCATTGAGATCAATACAAGCGCAAACCATGGTGGTGGTAAAATGCTGTGGATTATGAAGAATGATCAGACCATTTTGCTTGTTAATTTAATAGGTTTAATTGTGGACTTTTACATAACTTACTGTATATACAAAACCATTAACACATATAATGGGAATAGTTTCCTGAGGGTCATATTTTATATGATCAAAGGATATGGCAATATATAACACTTTTATGGCTTTAAAAAGTATTCCATGCAGTAGCTGATTAAATGTACACCATGAAAAACCATATCATGATATTATATTACAAGACTACAATTTTCATGAAAACAACATGTGTATATAAATGCAACATTTTCAGCAGATTATACCAAAGGGTATTTACATCTCAAGAGAGATGGGGTAGGGACTACACTGATATGTTTAGACTTTAGAAAGTCTGAATTTCTAAATGGAATGTTTTCTACAGTAACAGGCATAAATATGTGGAGGTAGTTCAGGGGATGTCAGATCACTGTTACTTTATTGAGTTCCTGATCATGTCTACATGACATATTTTCCCATTTGTTATTTACATCTTTTTGTTAAGTCAAACAACTGAAACAAGCAACGTATTGTACAACGTAACAATACATCATCATTACAGATACATTCAACAACTTAAGGATTTTTCTAAAGATGTAACTTCTTTCCTACAAAGTGATTTTAGTACATTAAATACTGACATGCTCAATAAGTGCACAGTGCACAGCAAATAAGATACACAGTATATCAGATTATTGTTCATCAACACAGCACACTTTGCATTGTCATTGAAACGCACATTTGGCTAATAGCCAGACTCTGTTTTTGGTGCAAAATCTGCACGACTTCTGGAAGCATTACCGACCCCGAGTGCATTCGCACAGATGTTGTTGTTTCACTCTGTGGTCTGGTTGAAGAAACTGCCATGCAGCTTCAGCCTGTGGAGTCTGAAAAAAGGGGATGATTAACTGTTGAACCACTGTGAACAACCCTCATGGATTTTTTCTTGTTTCAATTGTTTTAATGATGCAATGATATATGCATGttaagctgcagttggcaagaaaACCCCCCCgtacttctacctccacctagagcctgttatttgtttcgcaaaaatccacagctcccggttcttctggtccaatcagagcagggctgtatgagatctgactgtcaatcacagtctggtgcagtctggggCGCACTGATGAGCACGAACTCAATGAGAAGGTgcttggtggtagtgggggaggggcatgagggttttaaacattcaacattttggctaagtcttctcaatctgtcagacttgccagcTGCAGCTTTAATGTAACTGTTTCAAAAGGATAATTTCCTGTCCCTTTCTTTCATGTTTTCTTTCCTTGTTTACAAATGTGGTTGGATCACTCACCTTGACTCTCTCCGGCTCTCTTGGTCCTCCTTGGACTTCACAAAGAGtgtctctcctccaccctgAGTCAGATATGCAAACTCACCATCTTTCGAGGTGAAAATCAgcctgcaaacaaacaaaacacacacacacacacacatctctatcaATCACATTTCATTCCAAGTTGAGTTGCCAGGACATCACAAAATGAGCTGTGACTGAATAGAAAGAACCGGCTATCATTCACTAGGAACTTGTTTAAATTCGGTGGTGGTACTTACTTGGACTGAGTTTCCCCAGACTTGATGCGCAGTCTGCGAATCATGAACTCATTCTTTCCAAAGAAGCCCGACAGGTAGGAGTCCCTCTCCCACTTCAGCTTGATCATCAACAACTCACCGATGTCCACATCAGAGGCCACAAGGaaagagatggtggtgttgCTGGACATGCTCGGCCTGGGGAAAAGCAATAAAGCATATCATAAGCGTATAGCATAGACAAGGCTGTAGAAGTTGAATGAATAGAACGGTATTGCAACTGCAATTATGATAATTATAGTGAATAATAATTGTGAATATTTTACATGTACAGTAACATACAGTGACACAGAAGACCTACAACATAACCATCATGTCACACATTTCTGTTTTTTGAACCTACAGCATAGCATTAACACACTAACAGCAATTGTGATTTATAGAGAAACACCAAACTGCTTTTCTTATCACTATGAATGCTGTATATGACAGAACTATACCAGAGTGTTCATAatgtccacacatacacagtgacgGAGATTTCCTCCCGTTCTCCGTGGGTTCCGTAAAGGGACACGAGCATGGGCTGCTCTACAACACTGAGGTTCTTCTGACTGAACACATGGACTTTCACCTGGTAGTGGAAAACTGACACAAAACATATATCTTCATTCCCTTGAATTAGCACAGTCCGTTTAAATCTTAACCCTTCTTAACTCCTCTTTCTGGCATTACCACAACAGAAACTTTCTAGCACATTGACACTTAAAGTCCCATGATATGTTTCTGTGAAAATACATTCAAACACTTAGACTCGCTAAGCCCTTGTGTTCAACAAGTTCTAATTCAATAGTTCTAATAGCACTTATAGTATAGGATCCATAGATAATCAttataatgtgtttttttttttttttaactattcACTAAGGTTGAGTGCAGACATACTGCATAGATACCTTTGTAAGGCATCAGCTCTCTGGTCTTGAGGTACATCTTGGCACTTCTGGTGTTGCGTATCTTCTTGACACCATAGCCCAGCTTATTGCAACGGTTCTTGCGGCAACTCAGGCACAGGCCCTTGTAGAAGGCCTCCTTGGAGCTGCAGCGATACACCAGGCTCTGGTGCTGCTGGTTCACCAGGGAATCGATGAACAGGTGGATGGATCTCTCATGAGAACACTTCACAATCTGGTCCATATCTGCAGAGATGAAGAACAGGACAGAATAGTTGGCAAAATGAATTCATCAAAATGTACCAAACATACATCCATGTGCACATACCCTGTGAATCACTCAAAATGAGGGATAATATTACAAGATTACAAATCAATAAATGtatgaaaacaataaaaaacaatatCTTTCTACATACTGTTAATGCCAAAACTAGCAATCATCTTCATGGTGTTCTGCAGACTGCACCCAGGCTGGAAAGTGCCACCGTTGGGGTAGATGTCAATATGCCCCACAGGCCTTTGGATACCGATGCTCAGGTCTGGTGAGCCTCTGGTGTTGGTGTGCAGGACATCCACAAAGTTGGCATCATCAGGAGAGAGACGCCTTACGTCTTCTGCATTCTCAAAGCGGGGACCCGCTGGGTCAAGGCCTACAGAATGGCAAAGGGAGAGATataaggagaaagaaagaaaggaacagAGATAAGTTGCTTCATTTGATAGTAAAAAACAAGGTGTGTTGTCTTGGAGTAAAGCTGTATGTTTGCTCCTGACAGTCAGAGTGTAACAATGGCTGACCCTGTCTGTCATATGAAAGAAGTGCACATAAAACACACTCATAGACGAACACAAACTCAACCATAAAAACACAGAGCATACATGAATCATTATGGTCATGGTGTTATTTTTGTGTGCTCTTTTCGGATGAAGTATATAGTACAGCTTGAATGGGACAATAGCACATGTTTATCCATATAGTGTAGCTAACTGAAGAGTATAGATTCAGACTCAAATGTGTTACTGAAAAACAGTCATATATT of Alosa sapidissima isolate fAloSap1 chromosome 1, fAloSap1.pri, whole genome shotgun sequence contains these proteins:
- the LOC121679448 gene encoding lipoprotein lipase-like → MGKESLWLLVIGFSLIKSCEPLNTTTESVFSSNSTLYTEDYSNIETRFSVRDSEDPEEDLCYLTLGNRDSISECGFNLSSQTFVVIHGWSVAGLFESWLHKLVTALFEREPTANVIVVDWLDRASQHYPTSAENTKLVGKDVAKFANWLESLEYPLDKLHLLGYSLGAHVAGVAGNLMNHKVNRITGLDPAGPRFENAEDVRRLSPDDANFVDVLHTNTRGSPDLSIGIQRPVGHIDIYPNGGTFQPGCSLQNTMKMIASFGINNMDQIVKCSHERSIHLFIDSLVNQQHQSLVYRCSSKEAFYKGLCLSCRKNRCNKLGYGVKKIRNTRSAKMYLKTRELMPYKVFHYQVKVHVFSQKNLSVVEQPMLVSLYGTHGEREEISVTVPSMSSNTTISFLVASDVDIGELLMIKLKWERDSYLSGFFGKNEFMIRRLRIKSGETQSKLIFTSKDGEFAYLTQGGGETLFVKSKEDQESRRESRLHRLKLHGSFFNQTTE